Proteins found in one Aethina tumida isolate Nest 87 chromosome 1, icAetTumi1.1, whole genome shotgun sequence genomic segment:
- the LOC109594827 gene encoding cyclin-dependent-like kinase 5, which yields MQKYEKLEKIGEGTYGTVFKAKNRESLEIVALKRVRLDDDDEGVPSSALREICLLKELKHKNIVRLYDVLHSDKKLTLVFEHCDQDLKKYFDSLNGDIDLDVVKSFMYQLLRGLAFCHSHNVLHRDLKPQNLLINKNGELKLADFGLARAFGIPVKCYSAEVVTLWYRPPDVLFGAKLYTTSIDMWSAGCIFAELANAGRPLFPGSDVDDQLRRIFKLLGTPTEDTWSGMSQLPDYKPFPLYQPNMSLSQVVPKLGNRGRDLLQRLLVCNPMGRMCADDAMTHQYFSDLNPSIKNDRC from the exons ATgcagaaatatgaaaaattggaaaaaatcgGAGAAGGCACATATGGCACGGTGTTTAAGGCCAAAAACAGGGAGTCCCTAGAAATAGTGGCGCTAAAACGTGTGAGacttgatgatgatgatgaaggAGTACCGTCGTCAGCATTGCGAGAAATATGTTTGCTCAAAGaacttaaacataaaaatattgttagacTTTATGATGTGTTGCACagtgacaaaaaattaactcTGGTATTTGAGCACTGTGATCAGGACTTGAAAAAATACTTCGACAGTTTAAATGGTGATATAGATTTAGATGTTGTTAAATCTTTCATGTACCAACTGTTAAGGGGACTGGCATTTTGTCACAGTCATAATGTTTTACATAGAGACCTGAAGCCACAGAACctgttgattaataaaaatggtgaGCTGAAGCTGGCTGATTTTGGACTAGCCAGAGCTTTTGGAATTCCTGTTAAATGTTACTCTGCAGAAGTTGTTACTTTATGGTATCGCCCACCTGATGTTTTATTTGGTGCCAAATTATATACAACTTCCATTGATATGTGGTCTGCAGGTTGTATATTTGCTGAATTAGCCAATGCTG gCCGTCCATTATTTCCTGGATCAGATGTTGATGATCAATTGAGAaggatattcaaattattaggaACACCTACAGAAGATACCTGGAGTGGGATGAGTCAATTGCCTGATTACAAACCCTTCCCTCTGTATCAACCAAATATGAGTTTATCACAGGTTGTACCTAAATTGGGTAATAGAGGAAGAGATTTACTACAGAGGTTGTTGGTCTGCAATCCAATGGGGAGAATGTGTGCTGATGATGCCATGACACATCAATATTTTAGTGATTTGAATCCATCAATAAAGAATGATAGATGTTAG